The following coding sequences are from one Halomicrobium zhouii window:
- a CDS encoding DUF2797 domain-containing protein: MQVVGYRARTNEPAALRIADGGTVRDEWLEPGDELAYSLGDRHCAGTVDYSDAHGDTDGDESDDVHLPCDAEKAPYCDVHTSRWPCARCTGNCDMPIDNCHEEHAIYLAAFAPDVFKVGVTKPWRLERRLREQGADRAAHLRTVANGRVAREIEAEIATDVGDRVRVPTKMQGFHEPVDDGAWADLLAEYDYETTFEFDYGLGLADRPMPETIATGTVVGAKGRVVILENGGTTYAVDLRDLVGYEVEDEGSDRELQSSLGAFS; this comes from the coding sequence GTGCAAGTCGTCGGGTACCGTGCGCGGACGAACGAGCCGGCAGCGCTCCGTATCGCCGACGGGGGGACCGTCCGCGACGAGTGGCTCGAACCCGGCGACGAACTCGCCTACTCGCTGGGCGACCGGCACTGCGCGGGAACGGTCGATTACAGTGACGCCCACGGTGACACCGATGGCGACGAGAGCGACGACGTCCACCTCCCCTGTGACGCCGAGAAAGCGCCGTACTGCGACGTCCACACGTCCCGCTGGCCTTGCGCGCGCTGTACCGGCAACTGCGACATGCCCATCGACAACTGCCACGAGGAACACGCCATCTACCTCGCCGCCTTCGCGCCGGACGTGTTCAAGGTCGGCGTGACCAAACCGTGGCGCCTGGAACGGCGCCTCCGCGAGCAGGGCGCCGACAGGGCTGCTCACCTCAGGACCGTCGCCAACGGCCGCGTCGCCCGGGAAATCGAAGCCGAGATCGCGACCGACGTCGGTGACCGGGTTCGCGTCCCCACCAAGATGCAGGGGTTCCACGAGCCCGTCGACGATGGGGCGTGGGCCGACCTGCTCGCCGAGTACGACTACGAGACCACCTTCGAATTCGACTACGGCCTCGGGCTCGCCGACCGGCCGATGCCGGAGACCATCGCGACCGGGACCGTGGTCGGCGCGAAGGGACGGGTCGTGATCCTCGAGAACGGCGGGACGACCTACGCCGTCGATTTGCGTGATCTGGTGGGCTACGAGGTCGAAGACGAGGGGAGCGACAGGGAGTTGCAGTCCAGCCTCGGCGCGTTCAGTTGA